The following proteins are co-located in the Candidatus Deferrimicrobiaceae bacterium genome:
- a CDS encoding CheR family methyltransferase, translated as MPQPLPELLSPEQFAALRESIERASGIVLGSAKLSHLDSAVRERMAACGDVDVTQYLARIGDSLSAEGECRALVTSLLVGETSFFRTTALYRVLERSLFPELRSGGMQLPLEFWSAGCATGEEPYSVAIAALEAFGSRIDAPVRILATDLHAGFLDVAREGVYPASALRDAPPHLVMKYFQALSDGRFRVIDAVKRLVRFEHRNLADATRHKSDPERFSAILCRNVMIYFAPGTTRKVVAGFHERLADGGLLFLGHSETLWGISEAFRLEERDGLFFYRKKNPGAPPVPQGSPVRPFPTSRRPGPPLSGSPTRARATASAPAVADVPVENRPMLPPTLPVGRPTAAGAEAAALGLALQAERMIDRDLAEEAEGACREALALDPVCPEAEYLTAVLLRRRGRCEEALMHAARALLADPLFVQGAVELAECMAILGRKSEAAAQWHSLAAMLDKPVHFPRLSPATGMTVSALRDYVASRIR; from the coding sequence ATGCCGCAGCCCCTCCCGGAACTTCTTTCCCCCGAGCAATTCGCCGCATTGCGCGAATCGATCGAGCGCGCGAGCGGCATCGTGCTCGGCTCCGCGAAGCTGTCCCACCTCGACAGCGCCGTTCGGGAGCGAATGGCCGCGTGCGGCGACGTCGACGTCACGCAGTACCTGGCCCGGATCGGGGACAGCCTGTCGGCCGAGGGCGAGTGCAGGGCGCTGGTCACCTCCCTCCTGGTCGGCGAGACGAGCTTCTTCCGGACGACGGCGCTCTATCGGGTGCTGGAGCGGAGCCTGTTTCCCGAGTTGCGATCCGGCGGCATGCAGCTTCCCCTCGAGTTCTGGAGCGCGGGATGCGCGACGGGCGAAGAGCCCTATTCCGTGGCGATCGCGGCGCTCGAGGCGTTCGGGAGCCGGATCGACGCGCCCGTGCGCATCCTGGCCACCGACCTGCACGCCGGCTTCCTCGACGTCGCGCGGGAGGGGGTCTACCCCGCCTCGGCGCTGCGCGATGCGCCGCCGCACCTGGTGATGAAATATTTCCAGGCGCTTTCCGACGGTCGCTTTCGCGTGATCGACGCGGTGAAGCGGCTCGTGCGGTTCGAGCATCGCAACCTCGCCGATGCCACACGGCACAAGTCCGACCCCGAGCGGTTCTCCGCCATCCTGTGCCGCAACGTCATGATCTATTTCGCGCCGGGGACGACGCGGAAGGTGGTCGCCGGCTTCCACGAACGGCTTGCGGACGGGGGACTGCTCTTCCTGGGCCACTCCGAGACGCTCTGGGGCATCTCCGAAGCCTTCCGTTTGGAGGAGCGCGACGGGCTGTTCTTCTACCGGAAGAAGAATCCGGGGGCGCCGCCGGTGCCGCAAGGATCCCCCGTCCGGCCATTCCCCACCTCCCGCCGCCCCGGTCCGCCGCTCTCCGGCTCGCCGACCCGGGCAAGGGCGACAGCGTCCGCTCCCGCCGTCGCTGACGTGCCCGTCGAGAACCGGCCCATGTTGCCTCCGACGCTTCCCGTCGGCCGCCCGACTGCCGCGGGCGCCGAAGCCGCCGCCCTCGGGCTGGCGCTGCAGGCCGAAAGGATGATCGACCGCGACTTGGCCGAGGAGGCCGAGGGGGCGTGCCGGGAGGCGCTGGCGCTCGACCCTGTTTGCCCGGAGGCCGAATACCTGACGGCGGTGCTGCTGCGTCGGCGCGGCCGCTGCGAAGAGGCGCTGATGCACGCCGCGCGCGCCCTGCTCGCCGACCCGCTGTTCGTCCAGGGGGCGGTCGAGCTCGCCGAGTGCATGGCGATCCTGGGAAGGAAGTCCGAAGCCGCGGCGCAATGGCATTCCCTGGCGGCGATGCTCGATAAGCCCGTCCACTTCCCCCGCCTCTCGCCGGCGACCGGGATGACCGTCTCCGCCCTGCGCGACTACGTGGCGTCCCGCATTCGCTGA
- a CDS encoding diguanylate cyclase yields the protein MPEHRLLLVDDSETVRDMLAFVLAESGLEVETAATGIEALRAAFRSLPDMILMNIRLPGMNGAQACRVLKADPATRDIPVVLVSTEEGGTAKFHASRSGADRVLLKDVNPEDIVQVVSDCLESRPPGAPPPAPPDAEMSDAEILSRANHYLDGKLFEATLFNEIGRVGQDVDDFEMMLRMMGRLVREIAPHEVMAAVFTDTVTLETVIAYPFAVDDAAREGVRGWMERIREEAQVPCSPESVMVSEFRLNERREEEEDGGAADEPLRPVTRVLIRSGDMVKGLVVLFSRAPENSLGERGLTEALLRQSFTVMENAWLYRQIIRMSTTDGLTALTNVRAFRESLKREHSRAIRHRQRYSIIMMDIDHFKKVNDVYGHPVGDAVLRDLAALIREGFRTTDFPARYGGEEFIVLLPETSKREAQVVAERLRVAVERKVFAAPSPSLHATISMGITDFDPESPMTEKEVIAVADDALYHSKREGRNRITLR from the coding sequence TTGCCTGAACATCGCCTTCTGCTCGTGGACGACAGCGAGACGGTGCGGGATATGCTCGCTTTCGTGCTCGCGGAATCGGGCCTCGAGGTCGAGACGGCCGCGACCGGCATCGAGGCGCTTCGCGCCGCCTTTCGCTCCCTGCCCGACATGATCCTGATGAACATCCGGCTGCCCGGCATGAACGGGGCCCAGGCATGCCGCGTGCTCAAGGCCGATCCGGCCACGCGCGACATCCCGGTCGTCCTCGTTTCGACGGAGGAGGGCGGGACCGCGAAATTCCACGCCTCCCGTTCCGGCGCCGACCGGGTCCTGCTCAAGGACGTGAACCCCGAGGACATCGTGCAGGTCGTGTCCGACTGCCTCGAATCGCGCCCTCCGGGCGCTCCGCCCCCGGCTCCGCCCGACGCCGAGATGTCCGACGCCGAGATCCTCTCCCGCGCGAACCATTACCTCGACGGCAAGCTGTTCGAGGCGACGCTGTTCAACGAGATCGGGCGTGTCGGCCAGGACGTCGACGACTTCGAGATGATGCTGCGCATGATGGGGCGTCTCGTGCGCGAGATCGCCCCGCACGAGGTGATGGCAGCCGTCTTCACCGATACGGTGACGCTCGAGACGGTCATCGCCTACCCGTTCGCCGTCGACGACGCGGCGCGCGAGGGGGTGCGGGGCTGGATGGAGCGGATCCGGGAAGAGGCCCAGGTCCCCTGCTCGCCCGAAAGCGTGATGGTTTCCGAGTTCCGCCTCAACGAGCGGCGCGAAGAGGAAGAAGACGGGGGGGCGGCCGACGAGCCGCTGCGACCCGTCACGCGGGTCCTGATCCGCTCCGGCGACATGGTCAAGGGGCTGGTGGTTCTGTTCTCGCGGGCGCCCGAAAATTCCCTCGGCGAACGGGGGCTGACCGAGGCGCTGCTCCGGCAGAGCTTCACGGTCATGGAAAACGCGTGGCTTTATCGGCAGATCATCCGGATGTCCACGACCGACGGCCTGACGGCCCTCACCAACGTCCGCGCCTTCCGGGAGTCGCTCAAGCGGGAGCATTCCCGCGCCATCCGCCACCGGCAGCGTTACTCGATCATCATGATGGACATCGACCACTTCAAGAAGGTCAACGACGTGTACGGCCATCCCGTGGGCGACGCCGTGCTGAGGGATCTGGCGGCCCTCATCCGGGAAGGCTTCCGCACGACCGATTTCCCCGCCCGTTACGGCGGCGAGGAATTCATCGTCCTGCTTCCCGAGACGAGCAAGCGCGAGGCGCAGGTCGTCGCCGAGCGGCTCCGGGTGGCTGTCGAGCGGAAGGTGTTCGCGGCTCCGTCCCCTTCGCTTCACGCGACGATCAGCATGGGGATCACCGATTTCGACCCCGAGTCGCCGATGACCGAGAAGGAAGTTATCGCGGTCGCGGACGACGCGCTCTACCACTCCAAGCGCGAAGGCCGAAACCGGATCACGCTCCGCTAG